The Candidatus Zixiibacteriota bacterium nucleotide sequence TCGTTTTTTCGCCATCGATCGCCCAGCGCCATATCGAGAACGCCGCTTGCTTCCTCGACAAAGTCTTCGGGTACTGAGACCTCAAACAACTGCGCTCCTGCCTTATAAAACCCCGGTAAAGTCAATCCGGCCTGCCCAAGAAAGCCGGATTTGGAGATAACCACGGCCGGGATTTCATACGATCCCAGAATCTCTTTCGCGTAGTCGGCAGAAATCTTATCCTCGATAAAGCCGAGCAAAAGCCATTTGACATCCTGGGGTTCTTCCACAGCCTTGCCTATCTCCCGGGCGCAGACCGGACATTCCGTCATTCCATTCTCCCACTCGGTTTTACACACCGGACAATACGCCACGGGCTGATAACTCCCTCAGTCCACCCACCAGCATTGCTATTTCCGATTCGGTTCGCTTCTCCGTCAACGCCACGAGCAGACAGTCCGTCAACTTCGGATACCAGCGACCGGCATCGACACCCGGCAGTATGCCCTTATCGACCAGTCGAAGCACGATTTCAGACGCCGGGCGCGGCGTGCGGATTGCGAATTCGCGCACGAACGGACCGGGGAAGTACGGCTCGAATCCGTCGAGAGCGCAGATCTGCTTGGCGGTCGCCTGGGCCTTCTCCATGGACAGCAGGGCCACCTGCCGCAGGCCGGTACGGCCCATGAGGCTGAAGTAGATCGATGCCATCGTTGCGCACAACGCCTGGTTGGTGCAGATATTCGAGGTTGCCTTCTGGCGGCGGATATGCTGCTCGCGCGTTTGAAGAGTCAAAACGAATCCGGTGCGGCTTTCGATATCTTTCGTGCGGGCGGCGATTCGGCCGGGCAGGCTGCGCACCAGCTCTTTTTTTGCAGCGAAGAAGCCGAGCAGAGGGCCGCCGAACGACATCGGGATTCCCAAAGGTTGGCCCTCGCCGACCGCCAGATCGGCACTGATATCACCCGGCGTTTTCAGCAGCGCCTGGACTATCGGATCTACCACCATGATGAACTTGCCGCCCGCCTGATGGATAATCTCGCCGATCCGCTCGACCTCCTCCAGTTGTCCGAAGAAATTGGGCTGGGCGACAATCACACAGGCGGCCCGGTTGTCAACTAAGTCGGACAGCTTCTTGAGATCGGTAATGCCCTGGCTCATCGGCGCGGTGACCACTTCGATGTCGCGAGGAGTCACGTATGCCGCCAGGACATCGCGCACAAAGGGGCTAACTGTTTCGCAGACGATGACACGGTTCCGCCCGGTGACCGATATTGCCAAAAGGGCGGCCTCGGCAGCAGCGGTGGCGCCGTCGTACATCGACGCGTTCGCAACCTCCATTCCGGTCAGGCGACAGATATGGGTCTGAAACTCGTAGATGACCTGCAGGGTCCCCTGGGCGACCTCGGCCTGGTACGGTGTGTAAGCGGTCATGAACTCAGGACGAAAGGCGAGCGTGGCCAGAGCCGACGGAATAAAATGATCGTACACGCCGCCGCCGGCGAAACAGACCGTTCCCTGGCGATTCTGCCGAGAAAGCTGTTCCAATTCGGCCAGCACCTCCATTTCTGAAAGAGCGGGGATGTTCAGCGGTCGGTTCAGCCGCAGGTTGGCCGGGATATCCTGAAAGATCTCCTCGAGAGAACCAACGCCGATCTTCTCCAGCATCTTCTTGCGATCAGCGTCGGTGTTGGACAAATATGCCATGTCTTACCTGTAATGCGTCTTCATGAGGGGACAATGCGTCTTAGTGACCAATCAGATTGGAGTAGCCGTCGGAATCGAGCAATTGCTCCAGTTCGGTGTGATCGTCGATGTCCACCCGGATCATCCAGCCGTCGCCGTAGCAGTCCCGATTGACCGTCATGGGATCATCGCCCAGCGCGGCATTGACCTCAACAATCTTACCCGTAACGGGAGAAAACAACTCCGACACCGCCTTGACCGCTTCGATCGTGCCGAAGGCTTCACCCCGCTTGACAACAGCGCCGATCTTCGGCAGTTCCACGAAAACAACGTCGCCCAATTCTCCCTGGGCGTAATCCGTGATCCCGACCGTGGCGATTCGGCCCTCCACGCCGACCCATTCGTGCTCGCTGGTGTACTTCAAATCTGCTGGAACATTCACTG carries:
- the gcvH gene encoding glycine cleavage system protein GcvH, whose protein sequence is MNVPADLKYTSEHEWVGVEGRIATVGITDYAQGELGDVVFVELPKIGAVVKRGEAFGTIEAVKAVSELFSPVTGKIVEVNAALGDDPMTVNRDCYGDGWMIRVDIDDHTELEQLLDSDGYSNLIGH
- the gcvPA gene encoding aminomethyl-transferring glycine dehydrogenase subunit GcvPA, encoding MAYLSNTDADRKKMLEKIGVGSLEEIFQDIPANLRLNRPLNIPALSEMEVLAELEQLSRQNRQGTVCFAGGGVYDHFIPSALATLAFRPEFMTAYTPYQAEVAQGTLQVIYEFQTHICRLTGMEVANASMYDGATAAAEAALLAISVTGRNRVIVCETVSPFVRDVLAAYVTPRDIEVVTAPMSQGITDLKKLSDLVDNRAACVIVAQPNFFGQLEEVERIGEIIHQAGGKFIMVVDPIVQALLKTPGDISADLAVGEGQPLGIPMSFGGPLLGFFAAKKELVRSLPGRIAARTKDIESRTGFVLTLQTREQHIRRQKATSNICTNQALCATMASIYFSLMGRTGLRQVALLSMEKAQATAKQICALDGFEPYFPGPFVREFAIRTPRPASEIVLRLVDKGILPGVDAGRWYPKLTDCLLVALTEKRTESEIAMLVGGLRELSARGVLSGV